A window of Trichosurus vulpecula isolate mTriVul1 chromosome X unlocalized genomic scaffold, mTriVul1.pri SUPER_X_unloc_2, whole genome shotgun sequence contains these coding sequences:
- the LOC118833150 gene encoding olfactory receptor 13H1-like: MNYQEIGNHTKVTEFILVGLSQQPASQIALFWMLLFVYLVTLLGNSAIIVAVWGESRLHTPMYFFLSNLSFLDLLFSTSTVPLIMMNALWDFPTVSYNDCFTQLAIRAFLALTECFLLAIMAYDRFVAISTPLHYSVVMSVRVCRGLALTSWTVAFLVTVIPILTVPVSFCGRNAINHFSCEVQAIFKLLCSDTTLLEGLMMASATISMPVPLAFILASYLRILVAVFRIHSTKARLKAFSTCGSHLTTVSIYFGTLIYIYLKPQNKESQDQDKIFSIFYAAVTPMLNPLIYTLRNKDMKSALRKVTLRTKSWW; the protein is encoded by the coding sequence ATGAATTACCAAGAGATTGGCAACCACACCAAGGTGACTGAGTTCATTCTTGTGGGTCTGTCCCAGCAGCCTGCATCTCAGATTGCTCTCTTCTGGATGCTGCTGTTTGTTTACTTAGTGACACTGCTTGGGAACAGTGCCATCATAGTTGCAGTTTGGGGTGAGTCTCGCCTTCATACACCCATGTATTTCTTCCTCAGTAATTTATCCTTCCtggatcttctcttctccacaagCACAGTCCCTCTCATCATGATGAATGCCCTATGGGACTTCCCTACCGTCTCCTACAATGACTGCTTTACCCAGCTTGCCATCAGAGCCTTCTTGGCACTGACTGAGTGCTTCCTTCTTGCCATCATGGCATATGACCGCTTTGTGGCAATCTCAACCCCCCTGCATTACTCTGTGGTCATGAGTGTTAGAGTCTGCAGAGGACTGGCCTTAACTTCCTGGACAGTGGCGTTCCTGGTCACTGTTATTCCAATTTTGACAGTGCCTGTGAGTTTCTGTGGGAGAAATGCCATTAACCACTTTTCCTGTGAAGTCCAAGCCATCTTCAAATTGCTCTGCTCAGACACCACCTTGCTGGAGGGTCTGATGATGGCTTCTGCCACCATCTCCATGCCAGTGCCCTTGGCTTTCATCTTGGCCTCCTACCTGCGCATTCTTGTTGCAGTCTTCAGAATTCACTCCACAAAGGCTAGGCTCAAAGCCTTTTCCACCTGTGGCTCCCACTTGACCACAGTCTCCATCTACTTTGGGACACTCATCTATATTTATTTGAAGCCTCAGAATAAAGAATCTCAAGATCAAGACAAAATCTTCTCCATATTTTATGCAGCTGTGACTCCCATGTTAAATCCCCTTATATACACCTTAAGAAACAAAGACATGAAATCTGCCCTCCGGAAAGTCACCTTAAGGACAAAATCTTGGTGGTAG